In Sutterella faecalis, a genomic segment contains:
- a CDS encoding AAA family ATPase: protein MKPASLVILIDEYDAPLTKCIGNPTLFEDVRRLMRSFFRMLQENDRILRFFFMTGITGGLTDLFPELHHLEDISRKPAYGTLIGFTEEEIEANFGACLESAQSALRMSREELMESLRGYYGGYSFDNKASTHVFCPWSVLNFLKYPERGFRNYWFESGGRPAILMKLLAHAGPLSFAEAKRIPLSEAGAARTKDDIRPEALLEQAGYLTIRAVTADGSALIGYPNKEVSISMAELYAGELLRGKPLEGPEEPMLSETLRDGAVEPELPAVYYSRDFGRSVSDLKRS from the coding sequence TTGAAGCCTGCGTCGCTCGTCATCCTGATCGACGAATACGATGCGCCGCTCACGAAGTGCATCGGCAATCCGACGCTCTTTGAGGACGTGCGCCGGCTGATGCGTTCCTTTTTCCGGATGCTGCAGGAAAATGATCGGATTCTCCGCTTCTTCTTCATGACGGGAATCACGGGAGGTCTCACGGACCTTTTCCCGGAACTCCATCATTTGGAGGACATTTCCCGGAAACCTGCGTACGGAACACTGATCGGCTTTACGGAAGAGGAGATTGAGGCGAATTTCGGGGCCTGCCTTGAAAGCGCACAGTCGGCGCTCCGGATGAGCCGTGAAGAACTGATGGAGAGCCTGCGAGGCTATTACGGCGGTTATTCCTTTGACAACAAAGCCTCCACGCATGTCTTCTGTCCCTGGTCGGTGCTCAATTTCCTCAAATATCCGGAGCGCGGCTTTCGGAACTACTGGTTTGAAAGCGGCGGAAGGCCCGCCATCCTCATGAAGCTTCTCGCCCATGCCGGACCGCTGAGTTTTGCCGAAGCGAAGCGAATTCCCTTGAGCGAGGCCGGCGCGGCACGGACAAAGGACGACATCAGGCCCGAGGCGCTCCTCGAGCAGGCAGGCTATCTCACCATCCGGGCTGTGACGGCAGACGGCTCTGCGCTTATCGGGTATCCCAATAAAGAGGTTTCCATATCGATGGCGGAGCTCTATGCCGGGGAACTCCTTCGCGGGAAGCCTCTTGAAGGCCCGGAGGAGCCGATGCTCTCCGAAACGCTTCGGGATGGTGCCGTCGAACCTGAACTTCCAGCCGTTTATTACTCTCGCGACTTCGGACGGTCAGTCAGCGACTTAAAAAGGTCATGA
- a CDS encoding AAA family ATPase — protein MQKEEVFKLPLGHSDFARLREENCIYADKTEAIHRLSSEGGRIFVARPRRFGKSLLTSTFDSLFRYELRDFQGLAVEKLWKEKTHAVVHLDFSEVCEFADAEDFRSQFESLLISSFAAAGLPWEEKIDGALAQIASWLNDMDHPLHRTRSSEWARQ, from the coding sequence ATGCAGAAAGAAGAAGTCTTCAAATTGCCGCTGGGCCATTCCGATTTTGCGAGGCTCCGCGAGGAAAACTGCATCTATGCGGACAAAACGGAAGCGATCCATCGGCTCTCATCCGAAGGCGGCCGGATTTTCGTCGCGCGTCCGCGCCGGTTCGGGAAGTCGCTCCTCACTTCAACCTTTGATTCCCTGTTCCGCTATGAGTTGAGGGATTTTCAGGGCCTCGCGGTCGAAAAGCTCTGGAAAGAGAAAACGCATGCCGTTGTTCATCTCGATTTCTCGGAAGTCTGCGAGTTTGCGGATGCGGAGGATTTTCGCAGCCAGTTTGAAAGTCTCCTGATCAGCAGCTTTGCCGCTGCAGGTCTTCCTTGGGAAGAGAAGATAGATGGTGCGCTTGCGCAGATAGCCTCCTGGCTTAATGACATGGACCACCCACTGCATCGAACCCGTTCGAGCGAATGGGCGCGACAATAG
- a CDS encoding MarR family winged helix-turn-helix transcriptional regulator — MHHRAILSLAARIHEEGRRNLLQRMKAEGLDELTTSCGDIFMVLFAEEGQSLTAVAQKIRRTKSTTSVMVDRLEKQGYIVKQVSPDDARASVICLTPKGRALRPMMMEISEKLTDDICAGLTDEEAGELERLLRKCACGMRTAAD; from the coding sequence ATGCATCATAGAGCCATTCTTTCCCTTGCCGCCCGCATTCATGAAGAGGGCCGCCGGAATCTCCTTCAGCGCATGAAGGCCGAAGGGCTCGATGAGCTGACGACGAGCTGCGGCGACATCTTCATGGTGCTTTTTGCCGAGGAAGGGCAGAGCCTTACGGCGGTCGCGCAGAAAATCCGGCGCACCAAATCGACGACGAGCGTCATGGTGGACCGCCTTGAGAAGCAGGGCTACATCGTGAAGCAGGTTTCTCCCGACGATGCCCGGGCGAGCGTCATCTGCCTCACGCCCAAAGGCCGGGCCCTCAGGCCCATGATGATGGAGATTTCGGAAAAGCTCACGGACGACATCTGCGCCGGCCTCACGGATGAGGAGGCCGGCGAGCTCGAGCGGCTGCTGAGAAAATGCGCCTGCGGCATGCGTACGGCCGCGGATTAG
- a CDS encoding ABC transporter ATP-binding protein produces MALTLTIDNLGVDFGPKKILHDISFSVGAGELVSVTGRNAAGKTTLLKAIAGLAPRVGNVVLKENGELLPKSAIAYLPQLTQVASRLSVFEMVMLGLGRRLSWRVTPDVFEQVDQTLHAMQISHLADLPVASLSGGQKQLVFMAQAFVSRPRVLLLDEPTSALDLRHQLIVMEAARSYASRTGSIALAVVHDLMLASRFSTRLLMLADGTVRRYDTPERVLTPDELSVVYRVEAAVERTSGGRLVVIPEKPLDVDTGHHHPDHVHS; encoded by the coding sequence ATGGCGCTCACGCTCACTATCGACAACCTCGGCGTTGATTTCGGACCGAAAAAGATTCTTCACGACATTTCTTTTTCCGTCGGGGCGGGGGAGCTCGTTTCCGTCACCGGCCGCAATGCGGCAGGGAAAACAACGCTCCTCAAGGCCATTGCCGGCCTCGCGCCCCGCGTCGGGAATGTCGTGCTCAAGGAAAACGGCGAGCTTCTTCCCAAAAGCGCCATAGCGTACCTCCCGCAGCTCACGCAGGTTGCAAGCCGCCTTTCCGTCTTTGAAATGGTGATGCTCGGCCTCGGACGGCGCCTCTCCTGGCGCGTGACGCCGGATGTTTTCGAGCAGGTTGATCAGACCCTTCATGCCATGCAGATCAGCCATCTCGCGGACCTTCCCGTCGCCTCGCTCTCGGGCGGCCAGAAGCAGCTCGTCTTCATGGCGCAGGCCTTTGTTTCCCGTCCGCGGGTGCTGCTGCTCGACGAACCCACGAGCGCGCTCGACCTGAGGCACCAGCTGATCGTGATGGAGGCCGCACGGTCGTACGCAAGCCGCACGGGCTCCATTGCGCTCGCGGTCGTGCACGACCTCATGCTCGCATCTCGCTTTTCGACGCGCCTCCTCATGCTCGCCGACGGCACCGTAAGGCGCTATGACACCCCCGAAAGGGTGCTGACCCCCGACGAACTCTCCGTGGTCTACCGCGTTGAGGCAGCCGTCGAGCGCACCTCGGGCGGGCGCCTGGTCGTGATTCCCGAGAAGCCGCTCGACGTCGACACGGGGCACCATCATCCCGACCACGTTCATTCCTGA
- a CDS encoding class I SAM-dependent methyltransferase: MTHASSLPSRISDYWDTRAEGYSLRTIDELASPEGERWVARLTRLLDLPPSAKVADAGCGPGFLALAAAKAGWKAVGFDASPGMLEEARRNAAAMGLPVDFIAADAAALPVEDGSLDAILSRNVIWNLPDPLRALRDWFRALKPGGELFYADGNHYRYLEDLAFARLHQTEAVPYGHSEKFMLGVDTSPMERIAEGLPLTHQDRPGWDVESLLECGFSDVTVLEPVLVHVTDPATGREAALVRDFMVLARKPF, from the coding sequence ATGACTCATGCTTCCTCCCTCCCCTCCCGCATCTCGGACTACTGGGACACGCGCGCCGAAGGCTACAGCCTGCGCACGATCGATGAACTGGCTTCCCCCGAAGGCGAGCGCTGGGTCGCGCGCCTCACGCGCCTCCTCGATCTTCCTCCCTCAGCGAAGGTAGCCGACGCCGGGTGCGGCCCGGGCTTTCTCGCGCTCGCCGCAGCCAAAGCGGGCTGGAAGGCGGTCGGCTTCGACGCATCCCCCGGAATGCTTGAGGAAGCGCGAAGGAACGCCGCGGCGATGGGCCTCCCGGTTGATTTCATCGCAGCCGATGCGGCGGCGCTTCCGGTTGAGGACGGGTCGCTTGACGCCATTCTTTCCCGAAACGTCATCTGGAATCTTCCTGATCCCCTTCGGGCGCTCCGGGACTGGTTCCGTGCGCTCAAGCCCGGCGGCGAGCTCTTCTATGCCGACGGCAACCACTACCGATATCTCGAGGACTTGGCCTTCGCGCGGCTTCACCAGACGGAAGCCGTTCCCTACGGCCACAGCGAAAAATTCATGCTCGGCGTCGACACGAGCCCGATGGAACGGATTGCGGAGGGACTACCCCTCACGCACCAGGACCGTCCGGGCTGGGACGTTGAATCGCTCCTTGAATGCGGCTTTTCCGACGTAACCGTCCTCGAACCCGTTCTCGTCCATGTGACGGACCCGGCAACGGGCAGAGAAGCCGCGCTCGTTCGCGACTTCATGGTGCTCGCAAGGAAGCCCTTCTGA
- the rbr gene encoding rubrerythrin, protein MTKTKFSGTQTEKNLEAAFAGESMARNKYTYFAAVARKEGFQQIAEIFEETAENEKQHAKLWFKHLNDGVGTTTENLKAAAEGENYEWTDMYETFAKQAEADGFPALAYQFRAVGAIEKAHEARFLKLLKNIEMQQVFEKSEEVMWQCRVCGHLVMGKKAPEVCPVCAHPQSYQQVRAENY, encoded by the coding sequence ATGACCAAGACGAAATTCTCCGGCACCCAGACCGAAAAGAACCTCGAAGCCGCCTTCGCCGGCGAATCCATGGCCCGCAACAAGTACACGTACTTTGCGGCCGTCGCCCGCAAGGAAGGCTTCCAGCAGATCGCCGAGATTTTTGAAGAGACGGCGGAAAACGAGAAGCAGCACGCGAAGCTCTGGTTCAAGCACCTGAACGACGGCGTGGGCACCACGACGGAAAACCTGAAGGCCGCGGCCGAAGGCGAGAACTACGAGTGGACCGACATGTACGAGACCTTTGCGAAGCAGGCTGAAGCCGACGGCTTCCCCGCGCTTGCGTACCAGTTCCGTGCGGTGGGCGCGATCGAAAAGGCGCATGAGGCGCGGTTCCTCAAGCTCCTCAAAAACATCGAGATGCAGCAGGTCTTCGAGAAGAGTGAGGAAGTGATGTGGCAGTGCCGCGTCTGCGGCCACCTCGTGATGGGCAAAAAGGCTCCGGAAGTCTGCCCGGTCTGCGCGCATCCGCAGTCCTATCAGCAGGTTCGCGCGGAAAATTACTAA
- a CDS encoding FecCD family ABC transporter permease encodes MSCHIHYRERQRSRFVVTAFIAAAVILLLALDLATGSSGIPLGELLASLAAGPSAENPQALILWELRLPMSVTALFVGASLSLAGLSIQTITANALASPSTLGITSGASFGAALAITSGFTIAGELWTGTIAAAFLSALLICSLILALGRMRGMTPSTLILAGIIMNFFFIALEQLLIYLASPETAQLINGWTFGNLERAGWLSAAAAGGALLAGVLLLAPAAWQLTTLSVGEERAKSLGVPVAKLRILVFAVSSLLVAAAVSFIGTIAFVGLVAPHCAKLLLGDDQRWLIPGSILAGGFIMLLSSLIAKWLSAGAMLPIGIVTSIAGVPFLLVLLLKSRRDF; translated from the coding sequence ATGTCCTGCCACATCCATTACCGGGAGCGCCAGCGAAGCCGGTTTGTCGTCACGGCATTCATTGCCGCTGCCGTGATTCTTCTTCTGGCGCTTGACCTTGCCACCGGATCTTCGGGCATTCCGCTCGGAGAGCTCCTCGCGTCCCTCGCAGCAGGGCCTTCGGCCGAGAATCCCCAGGCCCTCATTCTCTGGGAGCTGAGGCTGCCGATGTCGGTGACGGCGCTCTTTGTGGGCGCGTCGCTCTCGCTTGCCGGCCTTTCGATTCAGACGATCACCGCCAATGCGCTTGCGAGCCCCTCGACCCTCGGCATCACCTCGGGCGCGAGCTTCGGCGCGGCGCTTGCGATCACATCAGGCTTCACCATCGCTGGAGAACTCTGGACCGGCACCATTGCGGCCGCATTTCTTTCCGCGCTTCTCATCTGCAGTCTGATCCTCGCCCTCGGCCGCATGCGCGGAATGACGCCCTCGACGCTGATTCTCGCGGGCATCATCATGAACTTCTTCTTCATCGCGCTCGAGCAGCTTCTCATCTACCTCGCGTCGCCCGAAACCGCCCAGCTCATCAACGGCTGGACCTTCGGGAACCTCGAGCGTGCCGGCTGGCTCTCAGCTGCCGCTGCCGGAGGCGCGCTTCTCGCGGGCGTTCTCCTTCTTGCGCCTGCCGCCTGGCAGCTCACCACGCTCTCCGTCGGAGAGGAGCGCGCAAAGAGCCTCGGCGTCCCCGTCGCAAAACTGAGAATCCTCGTTTTCGCCGTCTCCTCTCTTCTCGTTGCCGCCGCCGTCTCCTTCATCGGCACCATCGCCTTCGTGGGGCTCGTCGCGCCTCACTGCGCAAAGCTCCTCCTCGGCGACGATCAGCGCTGGCTCATCCCGGGGAGCATTCTCGCGGGGGGCTTCATCATGCTTCTCTCCTCACTGATTGCCAAGTGGCTCTCCGCGGGCGCCATGCTCCCGATCGGCATCGTCACGTCCATTGCGGGCGTGCCCTTCCTTCTTGTTCTGCTGCTGAAAAGCCGGAGGGACTTCTGA
- a CDS encoding anthranilate synthase component II, which translates to MKLVMLDNYDSFTYNIVQYLQMLGAEVQTFRNNRTTPDAVLHLGADALVLSPGPGKPSEAGILTDLIRAGAREKIPMLGVCLGHQAIGEVFGMKVIHAKRVMHGKASDITTDGRGIFAGLPEKLSVIRYHSLALDPETLPPELEVTARAADDGEIMGIRHRTLPIEGVQYHPESVLSEKGMEQFENFLRSVRAYRSLRK; encoded by the coding sequence ATGAAGCTCGTCATGCTCGACAACTACGACTCCTTCACCTACAACATCGTGCAGTATCTGCAGATGCTCGGAGCCGAGGTTCAAACCTTCCGCAACAACCGGACGACTCCGGACGCCGTGCTCCATCTCGGCGCGGATGCGCTCGTCCTCTCCCCCGGTCCGGGGAAACCCTCCGAAGCCGGGATCCTCACGGATCTCATCCGGGCGGGCGCCCGAGAGAAGATCCCGATGCTCGGCGTCTGCCTCGGCCACCAGGCAATCGGCGAAGTCTTCGGCATGAAGGTGATTCATGCGAAGCGCGTCATGCACGGCAAAGCCTCCGACATCACGACGGACGGCCGCGGCATCTTCGCAGGGCTCCCCGAAAAGCTCTCCGTCATCCGCTACCATTCGCTCGCGCTCGACCCTGAGACGCTCCCGCCCGAACTTGAAGTCACCGCCCGCGCGGCGGATGACGGCGAAATCATGGGAATCCGCCACCGCACTTTGCCGATTGAAGGCGTGCAGTACCACCCGGAGTCGGTCCTTTCTGAAAAGGGCATGGAGCAGTTTGAGAATTTCCTCCGGTCCGTCCGGGCGTACCGCAGCCTAAGGAAATAA
- a CDS encoding anthranilate synthase component I family protein, with translation MLSFQEFSDLALKGNLVPVTEKLCADMETPVTVLARLKDDENVFLLESVEAGERFGRYSFIGLNPRGVFTVENGKAFYAPADGKKRELPAPDGPLMAMRTLMQGLTPALSPDMPAFIGGAVGAIGYEAVGEFETLPAPKPGLSGPTSSFMIADDLIIFDNFRHTLMLSAAVRTDEFETLQAAYNEGVRRVGVMKEKLARPAFPATPESHPVPELRSNCTETAFSEMVEKARAQIRDGNIIQVVLSQKFSGETDIPPLTLYRALRLINPSPYTFFMKMGKLILISSSPETLCRTEAGGKALLRPIAGTRPRGQTPEEDAALEKSLLADPKERAEHLMLVDLARNDLGRIAAPGTVQVSDFMSIQRFSHVMHIVSTVEGELGEGRDAFDLVRSAFPAGTLSGAPKVRAMEIIHALEPSPRGMYGGAAGYFGYDGAMDLAITIRTIVLDGRHMEIQSGAGIVHDSVPHAEYLETCNKAAAMMKAIELAARGLAL, from the coding sequence ATGCTGAGCTTCCAGGAATTTTCCGACCTTGCCCTGAAGGGCAACCTTGTTCCCGTCACCGAAAAACTTTGCGCCGACATGGAGACGCCGGTCACCGTCCTCGCGCGTTTGAAGGATGACGAAAACGTCTTTCTCCTCGAATCCGTCGAAGCGGGAGAACGCTTCGGGCGCTATTCCTTCATCGGCCTCAACCCGCGGGGCGTCTTCACCGTCGAGAACGGGAAAGCCTTCTACGCGCCCGCGGATGGAAAGAAACGCGAACTCCCGGCACCAGACGGCCCGCTCATGGCAATGAGAACTCTCATGCAGGGCCTCACGCCCGCACTTTCCCCCGACATGCCCGCCTTTATCGGCGGCGCCGTGGGCGCGATCGGCTACGAAGCCGTCGGCGAATTCGAAACTCTTCCCGCGCCGAAGCCCGGCCTCAGTGGGCCCACGTCCTCCTTCATGATTGCTGACGACCTCATCATCTTCGACAACTTCCGACATACGCTGATGCTCTCGGCGGCCGTCCGGACGGATGAGTTTGAGACGCTCCAGGCCGCCTACAACGAAGGCGTGCGGCGCGTCGGCGTCATGAAGGAAAAGCTCGCCCGGCCGGCTTTTCCCGCAACCCCCGAAAGCCATCCCGTTCCGGAACTCCGCTCCAACTGCACGGAAACGGCGTTCTCAGAAATGGTCGAAAAAGCCAGGGCGCAGATCCGCGACGGCAACATCATCCAGGTCGTGCTCTCGCAGAAATTCTCGGGCGAAACGGATATTCCCCCGCTCACGCTCTACCGGGCGCTGCGGCTCATCAATCCCTCTCCCTACACCTTCTTCATGAAGATGGGAAAGCTCATCCTCATTTCGTCTTCACCCGAAACGCTCTGCCGGACGGAAGCGGGCGGCAAAGCCCTTCTGCGGCCGATCGCCGGCACGCGTCCGAGAGGGCAGACCCCGGAAGAAGACGCGGCGCTCGAAAAATCGCTTCTCGCCGACCCGAAGGAGCGTGCCGAACATCTGATGCTCGTCGACCTCGCGCGCAACGACCTCGGACGAATCGCCGCCCCCGGCACCGTTCAGGTCTCCGACTTCATGTCGATTCAGCGCTTCTCCCACGTCATGCACATTGTGAGCACGGTGGAGGGCGAGCTCGGGGAAGGCAGGGACGCGTTCGATCTCGTGCGGAGCGCCTTCCCGGCGGGCACGCTCTCGGGCGCCCCGAAGGTGCGCGCGATGGAAATCATTCATGCGCTTGAACCCTCGCCCCGCGGGATGTACGGCGGGGCAGCCGGCTACTTCGGCTACGACGGCGCAATGGACCTTGCCATCACCATCCGCACGATCGTGCTCGACGGCAGGCACATGGAAATTCAGTCGGGAGCGGGCATCGTGCACGATTCCGTTCCGCATGCGGAATACCTCGAAACCTGCAATAAGGCCGCCGCCATGATGAAGGCGATCGAACTCGCCGCCCGCGGCCTCGCGCTCTGA
- a CDS encoding DEAD/DEAH box helicase: protein MILTTYGTLRTSQEELRRIPLRVMVIDEAQAIKNYRTNAFKAVRSMNPDGFIAMSGTPVENSLMEYWSVMEAANPGLLGTATSFKDEFALPIENDHSYEVAERFKRVTAPFIMRRMKTDKSIISDLPDKITTDEFCRLTKTQAALYRAVVRKNMKIVELADNAFVRRALVLQMVLQLKQICNSPAQFEPTAANLDPMASGKMRRLFDILDEMQAAGRKVLIFTQFVQMGNLLVDWIAERTGKKPQFLYGGLSPARRQEMVDRFQNRRDENIMILSLKAAGTGLNLTAASAVVHYDLWWNPAVENQATDRAYRIGQTSNVNVYRFICANTFEEKINEMIEKKKLIAEMTVSTGENWIGDLTNRELEEVFSLEDDAAAQ, encoded by the coding sequence GTGATTCTCACGACGTACGGGACGCTTCGCACGTCGCAGGAGGAGTTGCGCAGAATTCCGCTCCGCGTCATGGTGATTGATGAGGCGCAGGCCATCAAGAACTACCGCACGAACGCCTTCAAGGCCGTGAGAAGCATGAATCCCGACGGCTTCATCGCCATGTCGGGCACGCCTGTTGAAAACAGCCTCATGGAATACTGGTCCGTGATGGAGGCGGCCAATCCCGGGCTCCTCGGCACGGCGACGAGCTTTAAGGACGAGTTCGCGCTTCCGATTGAAAACGACCACAGCTATGAGGTGGCCGAACGCTTTAAGCGCGTGACGGCTCCCTTCATCATGCGCCGCATGAAGACCGACAAGTCGATCATCAGCGACCTGCCGGACAAGATCACGACGGACGAATTCTGCCGCCTCACAAAGACGCAGGCGGCGCTCTACCGCGCGGTCGTCCGAAAGAACATGAAGATCGTCGAGCTGGCGGACAACGCCTTCGTGCGGCGCGCCCTCGTTCTGCAGATGGTGCTGCAGCTGAAGCAGATCTGCAACTCCCCCGCGCAGTTCGAACCCACGGCCGCGAACCTCGATCCGATGGCGTCGGGCAAGATGCGCAGGCTTTTCGACATCCTCGACGAAATGCAGGCGGCGGGCCGCAAGGTCCTCATCTTCACGCAGTTCGTGCAGATGGGAAATCTCCTCGTGGACTGGATTGCCGAGCGGACGGGAAAGAAGCCGCAGTTTCTCTACGGCGGCCTTTCTCCGGCGCGCCGGCAGGAAATGGTCGACCGCTTCCAGAACCGGCGCGACGAGAACATCATGATTCTGTCGCTCAAGGCGGCCGGCACCGGCCTCAACCTCACGGCCGCCTCCGCCGTTGTGCACTACGACCTCTGGTGGAATCCGGCGGTTGAAAACCAGGCGACCGACCGCGCCTACCGCATCGGGCAGACTTCGAACGTCAACGTCTACCGCTTCATCTGCGCCAACACCTTCGAAGAGAAGATCAACGAGATGATTGAAAAGAAGAAGCTCATTGCGGAAATGACGGTGTCTACCGGCGAAAACTGGATCGGCGACCTCACGAACCGCGAACTCGAGGAAGTCTTCAGCCTTGAGGACGACGCGGCAGCTCAGTGA
- a CDS encoding ABC transporter substrate-binding protein — MISRRTVLQFTSAALALGLMPLARGAEAALPDFPPAGTWPLVFTDIAGRQVTIKEAPKRIIVANYIANYLLVGGSGALQKVVGLTQDHWESTRTGEYRVFTKAFPELTKIPSIGGFHDDILNTERILSLKPDVILIGRSQFAANNQRINLLERAGIRVIVIDYHAMKLENHVLSTRILGRLLGRDDAAQALCSECMEGLSEIDRRIRALPSNAKHRTCYMELGNLGPGQYGNSYNATILWGAILKRIEAASISEKNPEPYSALTREFVISRAPEVVIIGGSIWGNDHADQMRMGFTVERADAMKRLEGFKNRPLWQNLPAVRNNEFYGVDHGSLRSIVDWRFTQYLAKVFYPEAFKDADPEAALVATYRKYLPEIDPQGTFMLSMKEG; from the coding sequence ATGATCTCCCGCCGCACCGTTCTGCAATTTACGAGCGCCGCGCTCGCCCTCGGCCTGATGCCACTCGCCCGGGGCGCTGAAGCAGCGCTTCCCGATTTTCCGCCTGCCGGCACCTGGCCCCTCGTCTTCACGGACATCGCGGGCCGCCAGGTGACCATCAAGGAGGCGCCCAAGCGCATCATCGTCGCCAACTACATCGCCAACTACCTTCTTGTGGGGGGAAGCGGCGCGCTTCAGAAAGTCGTCGGCCTCACCCAGGACCACTGGGAGAGCACCCGCACGGGCGAATACCGCGTCTTCACGAAGGCGTTCCCCGAGCTCACGAAGATTCCTTCCATCGGGGGCTTCCACGACGACATTCTCAATACCGAACGCATTCTGTCCTTAAAGCCCGACGTGATTCTCATCGGCCGCTCGCAGTTTGCCGCCAACAACCAGCGCATCAATCTTCTTGAGCGCGCCGGAATCCGCGTCATCGTGATCGACTATCACGCGATGAAGCTTGAGAACCACGTGCTCTCCACCCGCATCCTCGGGCGCCTTCTCGGCCGCGACGACGCGGCTCAAGCGCTCTGCAGCGAATGCATGGAGGGGCTCTCCGAAATCGACCGCCGCATCCGGGCGCTCCCCTCGAACGCAAAGCACCGCACCTGCTACATGGAGCTCGGCAACCTCGGGCCCGGACAGTACGGCAATTCCTACAACGCCACGATTCTCTGGGGCGCCATTCTGAAGCGCATTGAAGCAGCAAGCATTTCTGAGAAGAACCCTGAACCCTACAGCGCCCTCACGCGGGAATTCGTGATCTCGAGAGCACCGGAAGTCGTCATCATCGGAGGCAGCATCTGGGGGAACGATCATGCCGATCAGATGCGGATGGGCTTTACAGTAGAGCGTGCCGATGCGATGAAGCGCCTCGAAGGCTTTAAAAACCGTCCCCTCTGGCAGAACCTGCCGGCCGTCAGGAATAACGAGTTTTATGGGGTCGACCACGGGAGTCTGCGCTCCATCGTGGACTGGCGCTTCACGCAATACCTCGCCAAGGTCTTCTATCCGGAAGCCTTTAAGGATGCCGATCCGGAGGCCGCCCTTGTCGCGACCTACCGCAAATACCTCCCTGAAATCGATCCCCAGGGAACGTTCATGCTTTCAATGAAGGAAGGCTAA
- a CDS encoding IS110 family RNA-guided transposase, producing the protein MTKKHTQTTLDVSIEYSAIGLDLAKYDVSLAAVTLNEGEIICIDRVTYAELYELADKLSPTLFAVEPCCGYSQLALELEARGHEMRVINGKVVKMWIDTHMSGQKTDINDALALARLTADPDLRPIRAKSLEECRIMTVQGVRQQLIGQRTKTLVSFKGFAQTWGIHMPAGRRNLKKMREAVEAKADMMGDAAVSALTTMLDRVKTLDDQIHQLDKDLEALVSANANGRLLKSVMGVGTQIAARFITVVGDVKRFETSRSLVAYIGCVPKNYITGHVNKPRQKKSSAPDLSSKGQGRISRRGDKLLRSLLMQGAACIYMQYCKRQLPDCQLTKWIDKQLAVRKPYGKIMVSLAAKLIRIAWAVLTYGKKFDIHRAGVPRSVLAAMAVQPSNEAAAAA; encoded by the coding sequence ATGACAAAGAAGCATACGCAAACGACGCTTGATGTTTCCATCGAATATTCCGCGATCGGGCTGGACCTCGCCAAATACGACGTTTCCTTGGCAGCGGTGACGCTCAACGAGGGAGAAATTATTTGTATCGACCGCGTGACTTATGCTGAGCTCTATGAGCTTGCCGACAAGCTCTCCCCGACGCTGTTTGCAGTTGAACCGTGCTGCGGCTACTCGCAGCTTGCCCTTGAGCTCGAGGCTCGCGGCCATGAGATGCGCGTTATCAACGGCAAAGTCGTCAAGATGTGGATCGACACGCATATGTCGGGCCAGAAAACCGACATCAACGATGCGCTCGCGCTTGCCCGGCTGACGGCCGATCCGGATCTTCGGCCTATTCGCGCGAAATCTCTCGAAGAATGCCGCATTATGACGGTGCAGGGCGTGCGTCAGCAGCTGATCGGACAACGTACGAAGACGCTCGTCAGCTTCAAGGGCTTTGCCCAGACCTGGGGAATCCACATGCCTGCCGGCAGGCGCAATCTCAAAAAGATGCGTGAAGCCGTGGAAGCTAAGGCAGACATGATGGGCGACGCAGCTGTCTCTGCTCTGACGACGATGCTTGACCGCGTGAAGACGCTCGATGATCAAATTCATCAGCTCGACAAGGACCTTGAAGCACTGGTCAGCGCCAATGCCAACGGCAGGCTGCTGAAGAGCGTCATGGGCGTCGGCACTCAGATCGCCGCCCGCTTCATTACGGTTGTCGGCGATGTAAAACGGTTTGAAACGTCACGCTCGCTTGTTGCCTACATCGGATGCGTGCCGAAAAATTACATTACGGGGCATGTGAATAAGCCCAGACAAAAGAAGAGCTCTGCTCCCGACCTGAGCAGCAAGGGCCAGGGGCGAATCAGCCGCCGCGGCGACAAATTGCTGAGATCCCTGCTGATGCAGGGTGCGGCCTGCATCTACATGCAGTACTGCAAGAGGCAGCTGCCCGACTGCCAGCTCACAAAGTGGATTGACAAGCAGCTGGCGGTGAGGAAGCCCTACGGCAAGATCATGGTGTCGCTGGCGGCGAAACTCATCCGGATCGCATGGGCGGTGCTCACCTACGGCAAAAAGTTCGACATCCACAGAGCGGGCGTCCCCCGCTCGGTGCTGGCGGCGATGGCCGTTCAACCCAGCAATGAGGCTGCCGCTGCAGCATGA